The sequence below is a genomic window from Mycobacterium spongiae.
CGGTAGCGGGTTGGCTGGGCACTGCCGCCCGCACGGCCTGCTCCCCGGAGCCGTAAAGCGGGGCAATACGGTGTTTTGGTGACCAGTGAACCGGCCCGACACCCCGGCGGTGGCTTCAATCCGCCCGAACCGACCAGCAAGGGCGGGCCAGACTACGGCAGGTTTATCGACGCGGTGCGGAAGTTGCAGGATCATGCGCGCGCGGCTGACGCGCCCGACGCGGTGATCACTGAGGCTGCCGACCTGCTGGACAAAGTGTCCACGCTGCTGGGCCCGTACGACACGGATGAATGGCAGTCACCTTCGGGGCGCCGGATGGACCTGCCCGTGCGCGGCAACATTCTTACCGTTCCGCAGTCGGCGCACAAGACGGCGGACGGTCGGGTAGCGGGCACGGCGCGATTCGCACGCTTTCACCTCGGCCGTAACGGCGCCGTGCACGGGGGAGCCCTCGGGCTGCTGTTCGACACGGTGCTCGGGTTGACCGCGTCGTTGCTCACGGGCAGCCCGCGCCAACGCACCGCCTACCTGACGATCAACTACCGCCAGATTGTGCCGATCGAAAAGGAACTGCAGTTCGACGCGGGTATCGACCGCGTGGACGGGCGCAAGATCTTCGTGTCGGCCCGGTTGAGCGACGCGGACACGCTGCTGACCGAAGCCGACGCGTTGTTTGTCCGGCTCAGGCCCGGCCAGCCGTAGGGCGAACCCGACCAAGCCGCCGGGGATCCATCGCGACGCGGCGGTTTGGGGCCGGCGCGGTCCGCACCGATAGCATGGCAACGATTATCACGTACCCACCCGCAGGCCTTGGAGACCGAGCCACATGAGCGCCCCCGTACACCCTGCCGCAGGAGCCGATGGCGGCGACCCGCCGCACCCGGCTTCGCCGGGTTTGCGATCGCCGCGGGCCGACGGCGGCGACCCGTCGCACCCGGCAGCGCCGGGTTTGCGATCGCCGCATGCCGTCGCCCCGATCCGGGTTCCTGCCGGGACAACCGCGGCCGCAGCGGTCGGCGAGGCGGGTTTGCCGAGGCGCGGCGTGCCCGACGCGATCGTGGTGGTCCGCGACGCCGACGGCAACCTGCGCGACTTGAGCTGGGCGCCCACCGCCGACGCCGAGGTCACCCCGGTGGCCGCCAACACCGACGACGGTCGCAGCGTCATTCGTCATTCGACCGCACATGTGCTCGCCCAAGCTGTCCAGGACATGTTCCCGCACGCCAAACTGGGCATCGGGCCACCGATCACCGACGGCTTCTACTACGACTTCGACGTCGCCGAACCGTTCACGCCCGAGGACCTCGCGGCGCTGGAGAAACGGATGCGCCAGATCGTCAAGGATGGGCAGCTGTTCTCGCGGCGGGTCTACGAGTCCAAGGAGCACGCCCGCGTCGAGCTGGCCGACGAGCCCTACAAGCTCGAACTCGTCGACGACAAGTCCGGTGACGCCGAAATCATGGAAGTCGGCGGCGACGAGCTCACGGCCTACGACAACCTCAACCCCCGTACCCGCGATCGGGTCTGGGGTGACCTGTGCCGTGGTCCCCACATCCCGACCACCAAGCACATCCCGGCCTTCAGGCTGACCCGAAGCTCCGCCGCCTACTGGCGCGGCGACCAGGCGAACGCCAGCCTGCAACGTATCTACGGCACCGCATGGGAGTCGCAGGAGGCGCTCGATCAGCACCTGGAGCTCATCGAGGAGGCGCAGCGGCGCGATCACCGCAAACTGGGCGTGGAGCTGGACCTGTTCAGCTTTCCCGACGAAATCGGTTCCGGTCTAGCGGTTTTCCACCCAAAGGGCGGCATCGTCCGTCGCGAACTCGAAGACTACTCGCGCCGCAAGCACACCGAAGCCGGCTACCAGTTCGTCAATAGCCCGCACATCACCAAGGCCCAGCTGTTCCACACGTCGGGACACCTGGACTGGTACGCCGACGGCATGTTCCCGCCGATGCACATCGATGCGGAGTACAACGCAGACGGCTCAGTGCGTAAGCCGGGTCAGGACTACTACCTCAAGCCGATGAACTGCCCGATGCACTGCCTGATCTTCCGGGCGCGCGGGCGGTCGTATCGCGAACTGCCGCTGCGGTTGTTCGAATTCGGCACGGTCTACCGCTACGAGAAATCCGGAGTGGTGCACGGTCTGACCCGGGTACGCGGGTTGACGATGGACGATGCCCACATCTTCTGCACCCGCGAGCAGATGCGCGACGAGCTGCGCTCGCTGCTGCGATTCGTGCTCGACCTGCTCGGCGACTACGGCCTGACCGACTTCTATCTCGAACTGTCGACGAAGGACCCGGAGAAGTTCGTTGGATCCGACGCGGTCTGGGAGGACGCCACGAATGTACTGGCCGAGGTCGGTGCCGAATCCGGCCTGGAGCTGGTGCCGGATCCGGGTGGCGCGGCGTTCTACGGTCCCAAGATCTCGGTGCAAGTCAAGGACGCGCTGGGCCGCACCTGGCAAATGTCGACCATCCAGCTGGATTTCAACTTCCCGGAGCGCTTCGAGTTGGAATACACCGCCGCCGACGGGACCCGCCAGCGTCCGGTGATGATCCACCGGGCACTGTTCGGGTCGATCGAGCGGTTCTTCGGAATCCTCACCGAACACTATGCCGGCGCGTTCCCGGCGTGGTTGGCGCCGGTACAGGTCGTCGGCATCCCGGTCGCCGATGAACATATCGCCTACTTGGAAGATGTTGCCGCGCAACTACGATCGCGGGGCATCCGAGCCGAGGTCGACGCTAGCGACGATCGGATGGCCAAGAAGATCGTCCATCACACCAACCAGAAGGTGCCCTTCATGGTGCTGGCCGGTGACCGCGATGTCGCCGCGGGTGCCGTCAGCTTCCGGTTCGGCGACCGCACCCAGATCAACGGCGTGCCGTGCGACGAGGCCATCGCAACCATCGTGGGTTGGATCGGCAACCGCGAAAACGCCACTCCGACAGCCAAACTGGTGGAAGCTGGCGGCCGTGGGTGACGAGCAACGCGCGGATCGGGCACCCGAAGAGCCCGAAGCCGAAACCATCTTGGACAGGGGCGTAGGCCAGCGCGATCAGTTGCAGCGGCTATGGACGCCGTACCGGATGAACTATCTCGCTGAAGCGCCGCTGAAGCGCGACCCCAATTCGTCAGCCAAGCCCGAGCAGCCGTTCACCGACATTCCGCAGCTGTCCGACGAAGAAGGCTTGGTAGTGGCTCGCGGCGAACTCGTCTACGCCGTGCTCAACCTCTACCCCTACAACCCCGGGCACCTCATGGTGGTGCCCTATCGGCGGGTATCGGAGTTGGAGGACCTGACCGAACCCGAGAGCGCCGAACTGATGGCCTTCACACAAAAGGCGATCCGCGTCATCAAGAACGTCTCCCGGCCGCACGGTTTCAACGTCGGCCTGAACCTGGGGACGTCGGCGGGCGGCTCGCTGGCCGAGCATCTGCACGTGCACGTCGTGCCGCGCTGGGGCGGTGATGCGAACTTCATCACCATCGTCGGGGGATCCAAGGTGATCCCGCAGCTGTTGCGCGACACTCGCCGCCTGCTTGCCACCGAATGGGCTCGGCAATCATGAGCGCAACGATGAGGCGCTCATGAGCAAACTGCCCTTCCTGTCGCGCGCCGCCTTCGCGCGGATCACCTCGCCGATCGCCAGGGCGTTGCTGCGGGTTGGCCTCACCCCGGACGCCGTCACCATCCTGGGCACCGCCGCTTCGGTGGCGGGCGCGCTGACACTGTTCCCGATGGGCAAGCTGTTTCCTGGTGCATGTGTGGTCACGTTC
It includes:
- a CDS encoding PaaI family thioesterase produces the protein MTSEPARHPGGGFNPPEPTSKGGPDYGRFIDAVRKLQDHARAADAPDAVITEAADLLDKVSTLLGPYDTDEWQSPSGRRMDLPVRGNILTVPQSAHKTADGRVAGTARFARFHLGRNGAVHGGALGLLFDTVLGLTASLLTGSPRQRTAYLTINYRQIVPIEKELQFDAGIDRVDGRKIFVSARLSDADTLLTEADALFVRLRPGQP
- a CDS encoding HIT family protein — translated: MGDEQRADRAPEEPEAETILDRGVGQRDQLQRLWTPYRMNYLAEAPLKRDPNSSAKPEQPFTDIPQLSDEEGLVVARGELVYAVLNLYPYNPGHLMVVPYRRVSELEDLTEPESAELMAFTQKAIRVIKNVSRPHGFNVGLNLGTSAGGSLAEHLHVHVVPRWGGDANFITIVGGSKVIPQLLRDTRRLLATEWARQS
- the thrS gene encoding threonine--tRNA ligase gives rise to the protein MSAPVHPAAGADGGDPPHPASPGLRSPRADGGDPSHPAAPGLRSPHAVAPIRVPAGTTAAAAVGEAGLPRRGVPDAIVVVRDADGNLRDLSWAPTADAEVTPVAANTDDGRSVIRHSTAHVLAQAVQDMFPHAKLGIGPPITDGFYYDFDVAEPFTPEDLAALEKRMRQIVKDGQLFSRRVYESKEHARVELADEPYKLELVDDKSGDAEIMEVGGDELTAYDNLNPRTRDRVWGDLCRGPHIPTTKHIPAFRLTRSSAAYWRGDQANASLQRIYGTAWESQEALDQHLELIEEAQRRDHRKLGVELDLFSFPDEIGSGLAVFHPKGGIVRRELEDYSRRKHTEAGYQFVNSPHITKAQLFHTSGHLDWYADGMFPPMHIDAEYNADGSVRKPGQDYYLKPMNCPMHCLIFRARGRSYRELPLRLFEFGTVYRYEKSGVVHGLTRVRGLTMDDAHIFCTREQMRDELRSLLRFVLDLLGDYGLTDFYLELSTKDPEKFVGSDAVWEDATNVLAEVGAESGLELVPDPGGAAFYGPKISVQVKDALGRTWQMSTIQLDFNFPERFELEYTAADGTRQRPVMIHRALFGSIERFFGILTEHYAGAFPAWLAPVQVVGIPVADEHIAYLEDVAAQLRSRGIRAEVDASDDRMAKKIVHHTNQKVPFMVLAGDRDVAAGAVSFRFGDRTQINGVPCDEAIATIVGWIGNRENATPTAKLVEAGGRG